A region of Lepeophtheirus salmonis chromosome 13, UVic_Lsal_1.4, whole genome shotgun sequence DNA encodes the following proteins:
- the LOC121128229 gene encoding uncharacterized protein, which yields MMLKMYNSNNKNYNLIVTLGLSCLALVLSGASADHSIPAGSNSYNVPVSSSYSAVSSNSAPSSSFYTVGSSSSVSTNTGSGYSAPSPSYSGGSSSGSSSGYSAPTSSGSSSYAAPAASSSYAAPSSSGSSYAAPSSSGSSYAAPSSSSSYSAPAVDSASSSSSYAASSAGSSSSSYAAPAAASSSYVAAPSSGGSSYEAAAAPAVSTGNLYYYYYPVAAHPITEKPAYRPAKKNEDFSPLLFLIVPLVLLLAAIPLIGLLGINTGRSFTARNSELDEKFGSFAELQDEVDNLLRKYIDALDSEQCMDRVVCELGTRAQNIPSKQLFFSLVEWLAPKHLLLGKDRLAIFKKSATNTDFTLDTCKMFVCNPPKEITHPSTSPLPTTVA from the exons ATGATGCTCAAGATGTACAACAGCAACAATAAG AATTATAACTTGATAGTAACTCTGGGACTGAGTTGCCTAGCCCTCGTCCTGAGTGGTGCCTCAGCTGACCACTCCATCCCTGCTGGAAGTAATTCATACAATGTCCCTGTATCCTCTTCCTACAGCGCTGTCAGCTCAAACTCTGCACCCTCATCCTCCTTTTACACGGTAGGATCCTCTTCTTCCGTGTCCACAAATACAGGCTCAGGATACTCTGCTCCATCACCATCCTATTCTGGAGGAtcttcttcagggtcatcatcAGGATACTCTGCACCTACATCAAGTGGATCGTCTTCCTATGCTGCACCGGCAGCTTCATCTTCATATGCTGCTCCTAGCTCATCCGGATCTTCATATGCTGCTCCAAGCTCATCTGGATCTTCATATGCTGCTCCTTCAAGTTCCTCATCATATTCTGCACCTGCAGTTGATTCAGCCTCATCTTCTTCTTCATATGCAGCCTCATCAGCGGGTTCATCCTCTTCTTCTTATGCAGCTCCAGCAGCTGCATCCTCATCCTACGTTGCTGCACCATCTTCCGGTGGCTCCTCTTATGAAGCCGCTGCTGCTCCAGCCGTGAGTACAGGTAATCTTTACTATTATTACTACCCTGTTGCTGCACACCCCATTACTGAAAAGCCGGCATACCGCCCTGCCAAGAAAAATGAGGATTTCAGTCCTCTTCTCTTCCTTATCGTTCCTCTTGTTCTTCTGCTCGCTGCCATTCCTCTCATTGGACTCCTTGGCATCAACACTGGCCGATCCTTTACTGCACGCAACTCTGAATTGGATGAAAAGTTCGGCTCATTCGCTGAGTTGCAGGATGAGGTTGACAATCTTTTACGGAAGTACATTGATGCGCTAGACTCGGAGCAATGCATGGATCGTGTTGTTTGCGAATTAGGAACAAGGGCACAAAATATTCCAAGCAAGCAGCTGTTCTTTAG CCTTGTAGAATGGTTAGCACCCAAGCATTTGCTCCTTGGAAAGGACCGATTagctatctttaaaaaatccgcCACAAACACCGACTTCACTTTGGACACCTGCAAAATGTTTGTCTGCAATCCACCCAAGGAAATCACTCATCCTTCTACATCACCACTTCCAACCACTGTGGCCTAA